Proteins from one Falco cherrug isolate bFalChe1 chromosome 7, bFalChe1.pri, whole genome shotgun sequence genomic window:
- the LINS1 gene encoding protein Lines homolog 1: protein MFVMKICLLQQLYKDVLAGVPLAKESHHYTSLLNLCVEQSLEGDESCNRMHLPSTNGGIRIHQDTDMSDAVVPTTDDTSNSFANMSSSFCPREVMLLQLTLIKMMVAKAESQEIEFNTRQKYCEIFVLLNESKIDSKLICLLDSSDQLLSHMASESLASLVYFQLKEENMVNVTWLTFSLKTLSGFPVNTQLAECLWTLTAIIKDILKDEVLSGAGILKKLLAPLDAVLEGFYDSILFHHFDSHHYTSPYSKAANNLISFIDLLEALLASRIQLELLLRCQRVLFLKVSYVLNLISSSVHYLIKKKLIMLLKKCVLSDSREDAVSRSLFLENPSLCEDMLALSTAVLQTVNLTWLNQVPLREKANYFGGSEAVPGDDNQGGYDQTVLRALSLVVLKALEFKFQNSATEAEIKGDFHSFMSQLLIFWRSHVKSSAQSHPFVHHCEWLSLIFIEQDDDMWEAAKALLLIYLKIDRLRHDAAANLSQKEEETWNFLIHASGCNPHCIFLSFLEKIAFDSTVLLDFLISSETCFLEYLVRYLKLLRKDWHQFVDVCNHFDSKHRTVQSIFSVRPPHEEKQSCVTDESLQNPCCGPEPQTLLSLASSHNYLVFTTEQSDNEIAESKQSNSLICTDSTSLLGSLQSLVNYDSSEDSALESDGKECLVNTKQVPSNNEGETRIRETGCSYTDDKWNTLEPEVLPLKQKDSNTSSCLTCMASSDNIISQRIMLYKSTKCLEELQKAISKLQRRDLFPYNPSALLKLLSHIEKISNNMNP, encoded by the exons ATGTTCGTAATGAAGAtctgtcttctgcagcagtTGTATAAGGACGTACTGGCTGGTGTTCCACTAGCAAAGGAAAGCCATCACTATACCTCTTTACTTAATCTGTGTGTGGAGCAGTCACTAGAAGGAGATGAATCGTGTAATCGGATGCATCTGCCATCTACTAATGGTGGTATTAGGATCCATCAGGACACTGATATGTCAGATGCAGTTGTTCCTACAACAGATGATACATCAAATAGCTTTGCAAACATGAGCTCCTCATTCTGTCCACGAGAAGTGATGCTCCTTCAGTTGACCTTGATCAAGATGATGGTTGCTAAAGCAGAGTCCCAGGAAATTGAATTCAATACAAGACAGAAGTACTGTGAAATCTTTGTCCTTCTGAATGAGTCAAAAATTGACTCAAAATTG ATTTGTCTGCTCGATAGTTCTGATCAGCTGTTATCTCACATGGCTTCAGAAAGTTTAGCCTCTCTTGTGtatttccagctgaaggaagag AATATGGTCAATGTCACCTGGCTCACCTTTAGTTTGAAGACTCTTTCAGGATTCCCTGTGAATACGCAGCTGGCGGAATGTCTGTGGACTCTTACAGCTATTATCAAGGACATACTGAAAGATGAAGTTTTATCCGGTGCAG GTATTTTGAAGAAGTTGTTGGCTCCTCTTGATGCTGTGCTTGAAGGATTTTATGACTCCATTCTGTTCCATCATTTTGACAGTCATCACTATACTTCACCTTATTCTAAAGCTGCAAACAATTTGATCAGTTTTATAGATCTGCTTGAAGCACTTTTGGCTTCTAGAATTCAATTAGAACTACTGCTCAGATGCCAGAGAGTGTTGTTTTTGAAAGTTTCTTATGTCCTGAACCTCATCAGCTCATCGGTTCACTACTTAATCAAGAAGAAGTTAATTATGCTCCTTAAAAAATGTGTCCTTTCTGACTCTAGAGAAGATGCTGTAAGTAGATCACTGTTTTTAGAAAACCCATCTTTATGTGAGGATATGCTTGCACTGAGTACTGCTGTTCTGCAGACTGTGAATTTGACTTGGCTTAATCAAGTCCCGCTCCGTGAAAAGGCCAACTACTTTGGAGGCAGTGAAGCTGTTCCTGGAGATGATAACCAAGGTGGTTATGACCAGACTGTTCTTAGAGCCTTAAGTCTGGTTGTGCTTAAAGCACTGGAATTCAAGTTTCAGAACTCTGCTACAGAAGCTGAAATCAAAG GAGACTTCCATAGTTTCATGTCCCAGCTGTTGATATTCTGGAGGAGTCATGTGAAGTCTTCTGCACAGTCTCACCCATTTGTACATCACTGTGAATGGCTCTCCTTGATTTTCATAGAGCAAGATGATGATATGTGGGAAGCTGCTAAAGCtttattacttatttatttaaaaattgataG ATTACGGCACGATGCTGCTGCTAACTTAAGCCAAAAAGAGGAGGAAACCTGGAACTTCCTTATACATGCAAGTGGATGTAATCCTCACTgtatctttttatcttttctggaaaaaattgcatttgatTCCACAGTACTACTAGATTTTTTGATTTCATCAGAAACTTGCTTTCTGGAGTACTTGGTAAGATACTTAAAGCTTCTTAGAAAAGACTGGCATCAGTTTGTAGATGTCTGTAACCATTTTGACAGCAAACACAGAACTGTTCAATCAATTTTTTCTGTCAGGCCACcccatgaagaaaaacaaagctgtgtGACTGATGAGAGTTTGCAAAATCCTTGTTGTGGACCAGAACCACAGACTCTGCTATCTTTGGCTTCTTCTCACAATTACTTGGTGTTTACAACAGAGCAAAGTGATAATGAAATTGCAGAGTCTAAGCAGTCTAACTCATTGATATGCACTGATAGTACATCTCTGCTGGGTTCTCTTCAAAGTCTTGTTAATTATGACAGCTCAGAAGACTCTGCATTAGAATCAGATGGAAAAGAGTGCTTGGTAAACACAAAGCAGGTGCCTTCAAATAATGAGGGTGAGACAAGGATAAGGGAAACTGGTTGTAGCTACACAGATGATAAATGGAATACACTGGAGCCTGAAGTGTTGCCTCTGAAACAAAAGGATTCTAATACCTCATCCTGTCTGACTTGTATGGCGTCTTCAGATAACATCATTTCCCAAAGAATAATGCTTTACAAATCAACAAAATGTTTGGAAGAACTGCAAAAAGCTATTTCCAAGTTGCAGAGAAGAGATCTTTTCCCGTATAATCCATCTGCATTGTTGAAACTACTTAGCCACATTGAGAAGATCAGTAATAACATGAATCCGTAA